The nucleotide sequence CtataattcatagctgttcccattgggggaaacaggcttctagctacctgagtttctgcatatttttctatgggactcttgatcgtctcccttttgttacggagccttgctttgggtaaatgtttgactgcatagtatgaggggaggatgtagcctagagtgcatctgcctctccaattcgggggaatgtgcatatatgcccTACGCCCGCATAAcatccaaatgttccctatctGGTTAGTGAACCATTCACGGGGCTGTTTGACTTGTTGAACCATAGCAGATACATATTCACACAAGCCAAACTGCTCATCCGAGaatgtttctcctctttcacatCTTTCTGCGTTTCCTACGGAACATCCTGAGATTAGCCAATTACACATATAATGGGTAAAACTATGCAAAtattctgtgatattttgtgAGAAGTCTGGGTGTGTTGTTACATTAGAATACGATCTGAACATGATCTCTTTTAATACAatggttcggttacaatatggatatttccccacCTGTAGTCCTTCCCCATTTCCAGGATCATactcccaacaaagagcggcagtctcttgaattcGGCTGCCGATGGGTATGATGGTGTTACCAACTGGAGAATTGAGGGGGTAACCTCCTGGCCATGGGAAATTCATCCATccagtaagattaaatggtacGGCATGCATCATTAGTCCTCCACTGGTATgagttggcatgtgtgtgcagatccaacagtctgtttgaTTCAACAGGAGTGAGAAGTTCTGTGCATTAAGGATGTACAGGTTATCCTGCCAAGGTCCTTGTTCAGCTACGGCCATGGCTGGGGAGATAAAGCAAAATATGAGGGTACAGAAAACAATTGTTATGGAGTTGGCAGTCAGGCAAGAGAAGACAGCCAGTAAGAAgtgctctggagttttctcagagCCTTGCTGTTCCAGGAGTTGTTCCGATTGAGCAGTTAgtgccttgatctgtccccaggtcagcCGGTGGTGCTTTCTGCGGGGTGTCCGGTCCCTGTCCTCCTGAgggttgtggaggctcagggagaagttggggatcggatCCTGTAGACCCTGGTGCCATGCCATGTTTCCAAGGTTTCACGCAACGAGCCGGAATCCAAATAGGACCTGTTGGAGAAAGCACAGCAGCATGCCCGCGTCCCCATGTGAGTAGAGGAGCAggaccatgccagacagggtTAGGCAGTACTCTATACAAAACTGACGGTTGGGGGTGACTGGTCCTTGccccataatgattatccacaGCTGTGGTTTGATTTGAACttgatatatttaaatgatttaacgTGAACAATACCTTGTTTAACCAGTCTTGTTTAGGGGGGAGACCAATGGCGTTCCCTGCTGTTTGCTTGTGTCTATTCAGAGCTGTTTTTAGGGTGAGGTTGGCTCTTTCCACAATTGCTTGTCCTGTGGAATTATATGGTATCCCAAATATGTGTTTAATGTTCCATTGTTGGCAAAATTCAGCAAAGGAATGACTACTATAAGcagggccattatcagtttttagAACAGAGGGTATGCCCATTATAGAGAAAGTTTTTATACAGTGATTAATGACATGTCTAGTAGTTTCCCCTTTCTGGGGCGTCGCCcagagaaaatgggaaaaagtaTCAATGGTTACATGTAGAAATTTCCAGGGGGCAAATGAGGGGTATTGGGTGACATCCATCTGCCAGATTTCGTTGGCATGTAATCCCCGTGGGTTCACGCCCATGGAAGGGGCAGAGGTAATCTGTGAACATTGGGGGCATTGCTGTACTATTGCTCGGGCTTGTTCTAATGGAATATTAAATTGTTTTGCAATAGACTTTGCATTTTGATGGAACATACTATGGCTATTCCATGGTGTCACAGTAAGCACAGCCTGTTTTGTGGCTGCATCTGCAATGGCATTGCCTTCAGAAATCCAGCCAGGGAAAGGCTGATGGCTCCTAATATGAGCGATGTGAAGTTGGTGTGTGCGGTGTTGGAGGGTTGACTGCAGTGTCAGAAAGAGGGATAGCAGGTTCTCATCTAATGAAGGAGTGACatatgctccaggaagagaagaagcaacattacaaacatactggctatcggaaataatgtttaaatcagcattcataAAGCATTGCAACGCGAGAATGACAGCAGCTAGTTCTGCCCTTTGCGCTGACTGTTGAGGTGGCGTAATTTTAGTGACCCAACGTCCCTGCACTTGCCAGGCAACTGCCCCCCATTTTGAGCCACCGTCAGTAAAAACAGTCTGCGCCTGTGGTAAAGGGGCGGGTGATAGGCCTGGATAAACGGTGAGTGGAACCTGATTGAATGCAAGGATACGGGGGTCTGCTGGAATGTGGTAGGACACCTTTCCCACATAGTCCGTGAGCGCACCTTGTAGTGCTGCAGATTGGCTTAACATCCGTTCCCAATCTCTTAAAGGTAAAGGGACAATTATATTGGTCACATCAAGTCCCAGTAAGACTCTGCTACGCTCTCGTCCTTTAAAGATTAATTCTGCATGCATATTTGATAATGTACTAATGGTATGTGAAGGGCTGTGTGGTAAATAGAACCATtcaatgattaatgttttatttccTGTCTGCTTTTCGACTATCTGTGTTAAAATTGCTGTGGGCTGTTTTTCGGTTGGGATCAGAATTAGAGTGAAAGGAACATTTTCAGTACATCTGTCTACCCATATTAATTTTAATGCTTCATTGACCTGTTGAAAAATCTTTTTCTGTTGCGGTGTTAAGGTAATTAATTCTGCTGGACTCGTTCTGTTTCTTAACGCATCAAATAAGGGACTTAACATATATGTGGGCAAACCCACATAAGGACGTAGCCAATTGATTGAACCCAGTAATTGTTGTAATTGTACATATGTAAATGCGTCAttcacttttagctgtgggatttGAGGACTAGAGTACGTCTGTAACACTTTGTGACCTAAATACAGAAATGGTTCCTGTTTCTGAATCTTTTCGGGGGCAATTTTCAATCCATGTTTGGCTAGTTCAGAGGATAAATGGAATAACCAGTCATCTGGAATTCGTGGGGCAGCCACTAAAATATCATCCATATAATGATACACTAATGCTCGTGGATAGCGCTGTCGAAACCCTTGCAATGCTTTGTCTACGAAGTTTTGGCATAATGTGGGACTATTCAACATTCCTTGTGGTAAAACAGTCCATTGATAGCGCTTAGTTGGTCTCTGGTTGTTTAAAACAGGGACCGTAAAGGCAAAGAATTGTTTGTCTTTTTCACATAGTGGTATGGTGAAAAAGCAATCTTTCAAATCTACTATTAAAATTTGATAATCCCTAGGAATCATGTTCGGATTTGGAGTGCCACATTGAAGCGGACCCATAGGTTGCAGAATAGCATTAATGGCTCGGAGATCGTGGAGAAGTCTCcatttccctgatttcttttttatCACAAAAACAGGTGTATTAAACGGACTGACTGTGGGTTCAATGTGACCAGCATCTAATTGATCATGGACCAATTCATGGAGGGCCTGAAGCTTATCATTAGTCAGGGGCCACTGCTCTACCCAAATGGGTGTGGTGGATTTCCAATTTAATGGAAGAGCAGTGGGTTTACTGTGAGACATACTTAATCTTCTAGTACAATTCGGGCTTGAAACTGACTCAGTAAATCACGTCCCCATAAATTGATATGAATGGGAAGGATTACTGGTTTTAAATGTGCAGTGCCTGAACCGGAGGAACTTGTTACAGTCAGCCAGCAAGCACTACGGCGGGCTACctgtctccctcccaccccccacaccgAGGGGGAGTCTACTGTCGGCCAGTCAGTGGGCCAATTATCTCTGGTAATAACTGAGATATCAGCTCCTGAATCTAAAATGCCTTCAAAGGGCTTACCGTTTAGTAAGTAGGTTCTCTTTGGTTTCTCTTGTCTGATTGCCTGAGTCACTGCTAAAATGCTAGGATGCAGTGTTGGGGCTCGGATGGATCCGAAACCGCTGGAGCCTCTGACAGTCTGCTGTCCTCCTACGGGCAAGACACAGGGCACCATGACTAGCTGTGCCCAGGAGTCCCCTTTGTGCAGTGTAAGGGAGGATTTAGTTTCAAATTGGATCATAATAGTACCTTCATAATCAGAATCTACAACTCCTGGAATGACATAGATCCCTGCCTTGCCTGCAGTGGATCGGGGTAGAATCAGCCCGACAGTTTGTTCGGGCAGAGGGCCTGTGAGCTGAGAGGGCATCAGAATGACCTGCCCTGGGAATGCTACAAATTTTGTGTCTTGATTAATAAGATTTATGCCAGAACTGCCAATGACATCTGTAGGAATTGATTGCGCTTGGATCTTAGGGACTGCGACAATTGGACTGGGGCTTGTCGCTGGCCCGGAATCTAGTTTCCCTGATTAGTACTTCTGCATTGATTTGCCCAGTGGAACCCTTTCTTACATTTTGGGCACACAGTTTTTGGTCGTGACCTAGAGACCCCTGCAGAATCAGTTCCCTTATACGCCCCGCCACCTGGGGCACGACACTGTTGTTTAAAATGGCCGGGTTTTTTACAGTTAAAACATGTGCCTTTCGGAGTGTGAAATTGACCTTTCTGCAGGGcaacagcgagggcatccatttgAAAAGCGTGGGTGCCCACATCTGCACAAGCTTTAAGCATGTCTGCTAGGTTGTAATCAGGTCTGGCAACTATGGACTGCAAAACTTTACGACAGTCAGCATTTGCGTTTTCAAAAGCTAGCTTTAATAGGAGTTCTACGCTCGCTTCTGAATTATCTACCTGTCGCCGAATGGCTTCCTGCAAGCGATCAATAAATTGTGTATAGAGCTCTGTTGCTGTTTGTCGAGTCATTATAAATGACTTTGTGACCTTTCCAGACTCGGGGACCCTTTTAAAGGCTTTATTTACACAGTGGACAATTGCTGAATAGGCGACTGCTGGTATGCCAAGTGCCTGTTGTTCTATGGTGGCAAATTGACCTGATCCAAATAACTGTTCTGGTAAGTAGGCACCACCTGAAGCGGTTCCTGCTATCAGTGCTTCTCTTTGATATTCAGATTCCCATACCACATACTGAGCTGGGGTGAGGAGCATACGGGACAAGTCTTTCCAATCTTGGGGAACTAATTTATAGCCGTTAGACATTGCTTCAAGTAGCCCTCGGGTATAAGATGAATGAAACCCTGTCTCCTTGATACTTGTGCGGAGTTCTCTGAGAACACTATAAGGAAGGGCAGACCAATTCATTTCTCTCCCGCCCATATCATTGATcctttctgtgatgggaaaggcttgaagtccttctaaaaGTTCTTCTCCTGTAAGGTTACCTTTTTTTTGTTCCTCTTGAAAACCCATACGGACCGCACCACAAGGGTCAAATTGTGCCTCATTTGTGTTTGAGGGCTGTTTTTCTGAATAAATTTGGGAAGTCTGACTGGTCTGTGTCAcgggttctggcatgggaagctgaggatacagGGAAGTTGTTGCTTCTGAAGTAGTTTGCAAGTATGGTGGGGGAAGAGTATACGGATCAGGGGTACTGATAGGTAGCCTGTCTATTTTTTCATCTTCTGTTTTTAAGGACTCATGAGCTGAAGATggtgttttgagattttttttggtCCCTATGTGTTCCagagcctctgtacatttttgccacagTAACAACTGCCTTATGGGAGCTCTCGGAGACATATGAAGACTATTCCCTATGTTAATCCAGTCCTGAATatccagagttccagcctccGGATACCAAGGACAACGGGAAACTATTTCTCCTAGCAATTGTCCTACGTCTTTCAATTTAACTTGTACTACTTCTCCCTTGGTGACAAAATAATAATTCCTTATTAGTTTTGTCAGTTCTTCCGCATGACTTTGATGCTGAACTGAACTTTTCcctcccatactcacgaatgtttgAAAACAGACCCACTGAGAAAAACGTAAAAATACTTACACCTGTGGGAATAGGTCTGCTGATTTACGGTGCGCACCTAGGCTTTCTGTCCAGCCGGATGAGCAGGGAGTTGTCACGTCTCGGGTCCCTCCTTGGAACAAGACTTAgatcacgtcggggtcaccacatgtcgcaatgaaaacacctcagaccggtcttcagggtgaagcgtgctcccagcattttgggcagcccccttttattgtaaaatcattacatagcattgcatcggatacatacgtcacatatttactgctacaatatttccacataaatgtttatgctgaccttttactacgtgggtgcagagaggtgcaaacggtcaatcttcaggcagggaggggggaggtcattagctggtcatgaggcaatggtactgagctatctaggtgtgaaaacccacagaaatgcaagtaggtcataaactaagctggtgctgcaaagcttctgctgcaaagcttttgccctagatatattccttgcagacttcctgttagctatagACAGGAAGTATGTTCGCTTGCTGAAACTTGCGGAAActtgctgcggtcggagcaaaaCAGTTTCTTTATGCTACGAGTAGGTTTTAGACATGGGACAGATGTTGACCTTCTGAGGTGGCGTGCCATCAGTCAGGGAAGccaaacacccaacccccacagctatccgctcctcggagggccttacTGCCTTGGACTACTCCTGACCCACTTCTCGGGACTCTATCCTGGAACTTCctcttgtgagtaccttcttcaagTCTTCTACATTACCAGCCTTACTGAAGTTCCCTATGGTGTACCCCgagcctcaggccactaccgttccTCTTCAGTGATTATTGTTCCAGCATATCttgagctgcagggtattgccgcctctgctacaagatccacttctgggttcctgcacctcagactataTCAACATCTACATATTCAGTACAgtgatcctcggcataccccgcgctgcaggcctCTACCGGATCTACACTTCTGAAGtaatctcctggtgtaccccgcactgtaagccactaccggatcttctcatcagtggtatcaccctgggtataccctATCGCTCAAGGACTGTGTTTATTTGCATTTTCTGCTCCGCGGGTTATGCCTTGTCTTTCTTCTTAATAAATTCTCtatcacagctgtgtcctacgtcgctgagaccacgcccaccgacagtgaggctcacagggctcctccctgtgagcggagacatctctcatcttggcccagggttcacattcttacaaaaccataacaccatATTATCTCTGCAAAAATTATACCATCCTGTGATATTATTTTTACCTTTTAATACCCTCCTATAAGCTTGAATACAGCATTTTTCATTGAATCTCGGAATATGTATAAGATAATGTATAGTGTCTTGCTTGCAAATATGCATCCATAGATTTGAATAAATACCATATTTTCTTTTTAGATTCTCAGACAAATCCACCAAGAGATCATCATTCATAAGATCTACTAGAAAAGCAAGGCCAGACAATGCCCACTGGCGAAAAATCTTTTCTCTAGCAGCTTACAATGCTGGATTATGACTAAAGgtaatcaaaaaaagaaaattttgtgGGTAATGACCATTTACTCTTCAAATATGCCCAAGCCTTACAAACTGGGACAATCAATGGATTCGCTTTTACATGTTTtagtaaggaggaggaggaatagcctagtggttagagcagtgggctacaaaccagaagaccagggtttgagtcctgctgtcactccttgtgacctggggcaagtcactttactctccattgcctcagattgtaaaccctctggggatagaaaaatacctatagtacctgaatgtaaaccaatgtgatatctcagattgaatgttggtgtatataaaaaaaaaaaaaaattatctactATGTTGATGGGATATTAAGGCAatatgaattagggatgtgaatcatgcaATCAATCATCTTAAcaattgattttggctggggggggaaatctgatcatcttaatttttttggttaaaaaatcgttttatcgggg is from Rhinatrema bivittatum chromosome 2, aRhiBiv1.1, whole genome shotgun sequence and encodes:
- the LOC115083392 gene encoding endogenous retrovirus group K member 113 Gag polyprotein-like, which gives rise to MGGKSSVQHQSHAEELTKLIRNYYFVTKGEVVQVKLKDVGQLLGEIVSRCPWYPEAGTLDIQDWINIGNSLHMSPRAPIRQLLLWQKCTEALEHIGTKKNLKTPSSAHESLKTEDEKIDRLPISTPDPYTLPPPYLQTTSEATTSLYPQLPMPEPVTQTSQTSQIYSEKQPSNTNEAQFDPCGAVRMGFQEEQKKGNLTGEELLEGLQAFPITERINDMGGREMNWSALPYSVLRELRTSIKETGFHSSYTRGLLEAMSNGYKLVPQDWKDLSRMLLTPAQYVVWESEYQREALIAGTASGGAYLPEQLFGSGQFATIEQQALGIPAVAYSAIVHCVNKAFKRVPESGKVTKSFIMTRQTATELYTQFIDRLQEAIRRQVDNSEASVELLLKLAFENANADCRKVLQSIVARPDYNLADMLKACADVGTHAFQMDALAVALQKGQFHTPKGTCFNCKKPGHFKQQCRAPGGGAYKGTDSAGVSRSRPKTVCPKCKKGFHWANQCRSTNQGN